Part of the Sulfobacillus acidophilus DSM 10332 genome, GATGATGGCGATTTCTTCCGGCGTCAGATGAAACGCCGCTTGGCCCCCCGCCTCCAATAACGGTAAGGCTTGAAAAGGTTTGGCGCTCGAGCGCCAAAACGTTCGGTAGTCCGGGTCGCCGAACCAATAGCGGATATGTCCAAGACTGTCGACGACCGCCACATCGGCCCGCACCCGGCTTTCGACCAGTCCGCCGCGCAAAAGCTCAACCGCATACGCCGCCATTAATCCATCTCCCCGGTCCGGCCGACTTGATAGGCCTGGGCTTGTGCCACAAAATGCTCAAATAATGCGCGAGCCGGCCGATCATCGCCGAACAAATCTTCCGGATGCCATTGCACGCCAAACCACCCTTTACTCTCATGCTCCATCGCTTCGATCACCCCGTCTTCCGCCCAAGCTACCGCCCGCCAGCCCGCCGGCACCTGGGCCACCGCCTGATGGTGAAAGGAGTTGACCGCCACTTGGTCCTTTCCGAGAATCGCCCGCAACCGGGAGTCCGGGGCAATCCGGACAGTATGGGTCTTTTCCTCACGGGCCTGGGTTTGCTGATGCCGCAGCAGCGACTCCGGCAAAACGCGGGGAATATCCTGAATTAATCGACCGCCCAACCCGACGGCTAACGCCTGGACCCCTCGGCAGATGCCAAAAACCGGCATGTCAAGTTGCTCGGCCTGATGTAATAAAGCAAGTTCGGTGTGGTCCCGTTCGGGCACCACCCCGTCCATATCGGTGCCTTGCGGCACTTCCCCGTAGTGGACGGGATCAAAATCGGACCCTCCGGTCAATAAAAGGCCATGACAATGGGCCAATATCTCGACACTATCCGGCAAATTGGCCAACAGCACCGGAATCCCGCCGGCTTGCCGGATAGCCTCCAAATAGGGCCTTCTGACCCAATCTCGTCCGACGCCGTCTACCACACTAAAAGACATCGATACGCCTATCCAGGGCTTCACGTGGCCGTCCTCTTTTCTATGCTATAATTCCGTCAACCCTAAACTAATTGCAATTGCCGCATTTACCCGAGCCATGGTCTCCGGTTTTAGATGCGCAATGCGTTCTTTGAGTCGCCGTTTATCTATCGTACGAATTTGTTCCAACAAAATCACCGAGTCCCGATTGAGTCCGGATTCTTCCGCTTTCACTTCAACATGAATCGGCAACCGGGCTTTTAACACTTGTGACGTCACGGCGCATACAATCGTGGTAGGACTATACCGATTACCGATATCATTTTGCAAAATTAAGACCGGGCGCACGCCCCCCTGCTCCGACCCCACCACCGGAGACAAATCCGCAAAAAAAATGTCGCCTCGACGAACGGCGATTTCCGTCCCGGCCACGTCTCTACTCCTGGGGTATTCCGGCTAAATCCCAACGCTCTTCCGCAAACGCAACATTTAAAAAGCCCATTTCCTGATAACCCTTGATCAACTCTTCCCGAATCTGCTGGCGCCGTTGTTCCGCGAGGTAAAACTCTACGCTTTCCCGAATCAGTTCGCTGCGCTTGCGTCCCTCGCCGGAGGCCACTTGATCTAACGCATCGACCAAATGATGGGGCAAACGCACAACCACACGGCGGCTGGCTTCCAAAATCTCCACCTCTTTCCCCTGACTACCCGTATTATAGACTTCCCGAAAATCACGGGTCAATCAATGCCTTAAACGTTAACGGTCCTCAAGATATTCCCGTGGTACCCGGGTCCCGATCCGCGTCACGATTTCATAACCGATGGTGCCCGCCCATTCGGCCAGATGATTGGCGGTGAGACGCTCTTCCCCGTCGTCGCCGAGGAGGGTCACCCGATCCCCTACGTGCGCATCTAACGCCTCCGGCAGCCGGACCACCAATTGATCCATCGACACCCGGCCGATGACCGGGCATCGGTATCCCCCGATTAATACGGCAGCCTGATTGGACAATCCCCGTAAATAGCCGTCGGCATATCCGACCGGTATGGTCGCCCAACGTTCGGCTGTCCGAGCACGATAGGTACGTCCATACCCTTGGCTCGTCCCCGGCTCGACCGCCTTAATCATGGCAATCCGGCTATACCAACTTAACGCCGGCCGAAGCCCCCATTCCCCCGGCAACGGGTCGATGCCATAAAGCGCAATCCCCACCCGCACCAAATTAAAATGCATGCCGGGCCAACGTAAGGTGGCCGCGGAATTGGCCAGATGAAGCCAAGGCGGAAGGCTTCCCCGTTTTTGCCGTAGCCATTCCACCGCATCCAAAAACCGCTTTAACTGCTCTCGACTCGAGGCCGGATCGTCCTGATCGGCATCCGCTAAATGCGACATGAGCCCTTGCCAGACAATCCGGGGATGACTCAACCGTTCGAGCCATGCCTCATCCAATCCGGCGGCCGGAATCCCGATGCGTCCCATCCCCGTATCAAGTTTAAGATGGACTCGCGCTTCGCGATCCACCTCTTGTGCGGCCTCAATGACCCACTCGAGGCTTTCCGGGCTGTAGACCACAACGTCCAGTCGATAGCGGATGGCCGCGGCCAATTGCTCCCGGTTATTCGGGCCCAGCACCAAAATCGGGGCTTGAACCCCCGCTTCCCGCAGTTCAATGCCTTCCTCCGCCATCGCCACCCCCAGCCAACGGGCACCGGCCGCCAACGCGGCTTGTGCCACCGGTAGGGCTCCGTGTCCATATCCGTCGGCCTTAACCACTGCCATCAGCGCGACATCCGGGCCGATAACCTGTAACAAACGTCGCACGTTTGATTGAATGGCGCCCAGATTGACGCTTGCCACCGTTCCCCGAAGAGATGCTGCTATCGCCATGCCGTGTTG contains:
- a CDS encoding peptidase C26 (PFAM: Peptidase C26~COGs: COG2071 glutamine amidotransferase~InterPro IPR011697~KEGG: sth:STH2933 putative glutamine amidotransferase~PFAM: Peptidase C26~SPTR: Putative glutamine amidotransferase); protein product: MKPWIGVSMSFSVVDGVGRDWVRRPYLEAIRQAGGIPVLLANLPDSVEILAHCHGLLLTGGSDFDPVHYGEVPQGTDMDGVVPERDHTELALLHQAEQLDMPVFGICRGVQALAVGLGGRLIQDIPRVLPESLLRHQQTQAREEKTHTVRIAPDSRLRAILGKDQVAVNSFHHQAVAQVPAGWRAVAWAEDGVIEAMEHESKGWFGVQWHPEDLFGDDRPARALFEHFVAQAQAYQVGRTGEMD
- a CDS encoding transcriptional modulator of MazE/toxin, MazF (PFAM: PemK-like protein~COGs: COG2337 Growth inhibitor~InterPro IPR003477~KEGG: chy:CHY_0716 PemK family regulatory protein~PFAM: PemK-like protein~SPTR: Endoribonuclease EndoA), whose product is MAGTEIAVRRGDIFFADLSPVVGSEQGGVRPVLILQNDIGNRYSPTTIVCAVTSQVLKARLPIHVEVKAEESGLNRDSVILLEQIRTIDKRRLKERIAHLKPETMARVNAAIAISLGLTEL
- a CDS encoding CopG-like domain-containing protein DNA-binding (PFAM: Ribbon-helix-helix protein, copG family~InterPro IPR002145~KEGG: amt:Amet_4144 CopG family transcriptional regulator~PFAM: CopG-like DNA-binding~SPTR: Putative transcriptional regulator, CopG family) gives rise to the protein MTRDFREVYNTGSQGKEVEILEASRRVVVRLPHHLVDALDQVASGEGRKRSELIRESVEFYLAEQRRQQIREELIKGYQEMGFLNVAFAEERWDLAGIPQE
- a CDS encoding Alanine racemase (PFAM: Alanine racemase, C-terminal domain; Alanine racemase, N-terminal domain~TIGRFAM: alanine racemase~COGs: COG0787 Alanine racemase~HAMAP: Alanine racemase~InterPro IPR001608:IPR011079:IPR000821~KEGG: tmr:Tmar_0261 alanine racemase~PFAM: Alanine racemase, N-terminal; Alanine racemase, C-terminal~PRIAM: Alanine racemase~SPTR: Alanine racemase;~TIGRFAM: Alanine racemase); its protein translation is MAIAASLRGTVASVNLGAIQSNVRRLLQVIGPDVALMAVVKADGYGHGALPVAQAALAAGARWLGVAMAEEGIELREAGVQAPILVLGPNNREQLAAAIRYRLDVVVYSPESLEWVIEAAQEVDREARVHLKLDTGMGRIGIPAAGLDEAWLERLSHPRIVWQGLMSHLADADQDDPASSREQLKRFLDAVEWLRQKRGSLPPWLHLANSAATLRWPGMHFNLVRVGIALYGIDPLPGEWGLRPALSWYSRIAMIKAVEPGTSQGYGRTYRARTAERWATIPVGYADGYLRGLSNQAAVLIGGYRCPVIGRVSMDQLVVRLPEALDAHVGDRVTLLGDDGEERLTANHLAEWAGTIGYEIVTRIGTRVPREYLEDR